A stretch of the Clostridium cylindrosporum DSM 605 genome encodes the following:
- a CDS encoding Sau3AI family type II restriction endonuclease, with protein sequence MKFNSEKELLDYTERIKGKTFGELDKLDLLNKLKNDKGVLGKVVETGFYGYSLNNSAQADFSSLGIELKVTGLKVNKNNTVSAKERLVLSKINFCDIVNETFEFSKLIFKNKKLLIIWYEYKSNTSYSDFVIKHYQLYDMSIDEDVLKNDFSIIKNKVINGQAHLLSEGDTSYLGACTKASDSSERTNQPFSNEPAKPRAFSLKSSFMTGILRNSDKLLTNHNNFKTVEEYVLSKLKPYIGLTQLEIYNKITGLEINRIPKNLSKMISDRLIGKDTELVSKHDLFSKTTFIIKNIPVDENYHPIERLSFRNLVLSEFSNEWDDSDWQNYFQEVTIILICYEGKNKSNGHRVLKGIKRIAFTADDISLFEQSYKMVRDAIKDRDISKLPYPNKFNEPTLVIAPKGNSGDDAYNNFFENDTTKTCFMLDKEFVYNKIK encoded by the coding sequence ATGAAGTTTAATTCAGAAAAAGAACTATTAGATTATACAGAAAGAATTAAAGGAAAGACATTTGGTGAATTAGATAAACTAGATTTGCTAAATAAACTTAAGAATGATAAGGGAGTTTTAGGTAAAGTAGTTGAAACTGGATTTTATGGTTATAGCTTAAACAATAGTGCCCAAGCTGACTTTTCTTCTTTAGGAATAGAATTAAAAGTCACTGGACTTAAAGTAAATAAAAATAATACAGTGTCAGCGAAAGAAAGATTAGTATTAAGTAAAATTAATTTTTGTGATATTGTTAATGAAACATTTGAGTTTAGTAAATTAATCTTCAAGAATAAGAAATTATTGATTATATGGTATGAATATAAAAGTAATACTAGTTACTCTGATTTTGTTATAAAGCATTACCAACTATATGATATGTCTATAGATGAAGATGTCCTTAAGAATGACTTTTCAATAATAAAAAATAAGGTAATAAACGGACAAGCCCATTTACTCTCTGAAGGTGATACCTCTTATCTAGGAGCCTGCACAAAAGCTTCTGACAGTTCAGAAAGAACAAATCAACCTTTTTCTAATGAACCTGCTAAACCTAGAGCATTTTCTCTTAAAAGTTCTTTTATGACAGGGATATTAAGAAACTCTGATAAACTTCTTACTAACCATAATAACTTCAAAACAGTTGAAGAATATGTTCTAAGTAAACTAAAACCATACATAGGTCTAACTCAACTAGAAATTTATAATAAAATCACAGGATTAGAAATTAATCGTATTCCTAAAAACTTAAGCAAAATGATTTCTGATAGGCTTATAGGGAAAGATACAGAATTAGTATCTAAACACGACTTATTTTCAAAAACAACTTTTATAATCAAAAATATACCTGTAGATGAAAATTACCATCCAATAGAAAGGTTATCCTTCAGAAATCTTGTTCTCTCCGAGTTCTCAAATGAATGGGATGATTCTGACTGGCAAAATTACTTTCAAGAAGTTACTATTATTCTTATTTGTTATGAAGGTAAAAATAAGAGCAATGGACATAGAGTATTAAAAGGAATTAAAAGGATTGCATTTACAGCTGATGATATTAGTTTATTTGAGCAGTCATATAAAATGGTTAGGGATGCAATTAAAGATAGGGATATTTCCAAGTTACCTTACCCAAACAAATTTAATGAACCTACTTTAGTAATTGCTCCAAAAGGTAATTCTGGAGATGACGCTTATAATAATTTCTTTGAAAATGATACTACAAAAACTTGCTTTATGTTAGATAAAGAATTTGTATATAATAAAATTAAATAA
- the dcm gene encoding DNA (cytosine-5-)-methyltransferase → MEKSVCELFAGVGGFHVGLKRANTEWEVVFANQWEPSRRSQHAYECYINHFPNVNTQNINIEEINDNPQQYEIPRYNLLVGGFPCQDYSVAATGARGIEGKKGVLWWEIKKMLQRNRSPFVLLENVDRLLKSPAKQRGRDFAIILASFRDLGYSVEWRVINAADYGFPQKRTRVFIFAYLNTTNYYRRQIEVINNLSISDYIKDRGFFAEQFPVEDIVLTNECELNQDILTISNEFKFEFLNSGVMLNNRIMTQKYTPILETPMTLREVLETNVPEEYYLGEELGDWEYMKGAKAIPRKSRTGHEYTFREGAISFPDNLDRPARTMLTSESTKNRSTHVIRDPETNRLRVLTQVECERLNGFEDNWTNTGMPPKFRYFCMGNALVVGLIERMGMTLNNIFDHETGDNSISEVAIDME, encoded by the coding sequence ATGGAGAAAAGTGTATGCGAATTGTTTGCAGGAGTTGGTGGATTTCATGTTGGGTTAAAAAGAGCAAATACAGAGTGGGAAGTAGTCTTTGCTAATCAATGGGAGCCTAGTAGAAGGAGTCAGCACGCTTATGAATGCTATATAAATCACTTCCCAAATGTTAATACACAAAATATTAACATAGAAGAAATAAATGATAATCCACAACAATATGAAATACCTAGATACAATCTGTTAGTTGGAGGATTTCCATGTCAAGATTACTCAGTAGCAGCTACAGGAGCAAGAGGCATAGAGGGTAAAAAGGGAGTTCTATGGTGGGAAATAAAGAAAATGCTACAAAGAAATAGATCTCCCTTTGTATTACTAGAGAATGTAGATAGATTATTAAAGTCACCAGCTAAACAAAGAGGTAGAGATTTTGCTATTATACTAGCATCATTTAGAGATTTAGGATATAGCGTTGAGTGGAGAGTAATAAATGCTGCAGATTATGGTTTTCCGCAAAAGAGAACAAGAGTATTTATATTTGCATATTTGAATACTACAAATTATTATAGGAGACAAATAGAAGTCATAAATAATTTAAGTATAAGTGATTATATAAAAGATAGAGGCTTTTTTGCTGAACAGTTTCCGGTGGAAGATATTGTACTTACTAATGAATGTGAGCTAAATCAAGATATATTAACTATATCCAATGAGTTTAAATTTGAGTTTTTAAATAGTGGTGTCATGCTCAATAATAGAATTATGACACAAAAATACACTCCTATATTAGAAACACCTATGACATTAAGAGAAGTATTAGAAACTAATGTACCTGAAGAATATTATTTAGGAGAAGAACTAGGTGATTGGGAATACATGAAAGGTGCTAAGGCAATACCTAGAAAGTCTAGGACTGGTCATGAATATACATTTAGAGAAGGTGCGATTTCATTTCCAGATAACTTAGATAGACCAGCAAGAACAATGTTAACTAGTGAGTCAACTAAAAATAGAAGTACTCATGTAATTAGAGATCCTGAAACAAATAGATTGAGAGTGCTAACTCAAGTAGAATGTGAACGTCTAAATGGATTTGAGGATAACTGGACAAATACTGGTATGCCTCCAAAGTTTAGATATTTTTGTATGGGAAATGCACTAGTGGTAGGATTGATAGAGAGAATGGGGATGACTCTAAATAACATATTTGATCATGAGACAGGAGATAATTCTATATCCGAAGTTGCAATAGATATGGAATAA
- a CDS encoding N-acetylmuramoyl-L-alanine amidase family protein: MFKTTVVIDPGHGGTDSGAIGNGLKEKDINLKVAQMVKSNLLKHKINPILTRDKDLFVSLTNRCIIANRNNARLFVSIHCNSYADAGANGIETLYYSQKGSELAKVINDKLVKATALRNRDIKQRTNLSVLKKTKMISCLTEIGFISNANDSKLLKSNEHLSRVAESITNGILLYLTEH; this comes from the coding sequence ATGTTTAAAACAACTGTAGTAATTGATCCTGGTCATGGTGGCACAGATAGTGGAGCTATAGGAAATGGACTAAAAGAAAAAGACATAAATCTAAAGGTGGCCCAAATGGTTAAGTCTAACCTTTTAAAACATAAGATCAATCCGATTTTAACAAGAGATAAGGATCTATTTGTATCTCTAACAAATAGATGTATTATAGCAAATAGAAATAATGCAAGGCTTTTTGTATCTATTCATTGCAATAGTTATGCTGATGCAGGAGCTAATGGAATTGAAACTCTGTATTATAGTCAAAAGGGCTCAGAGTTGGCTAAGGTTATAAATGATAAGTTAGTTAAAGCAACAGCTCTTAGAAATCGAGACATAAAACAAAGGACTAATCTCTCAGTCCTTAAAAAAACTAAGATGATTTCTTGCCTAACTGAAATTGGTTTTATATCTAATGCAAATGATTCAAAACTTTTAAAAAGCAATGAACACCTCTCAAGGGTTGCAGAAAGTATTACAAATGGAATACTATTATACTTAACAGAGCATTAA
- a CDS encoding YvrJ family protein has product MLDENLINTIANIGFPIVVCTYLLTKLDKRLEVLTDTITKLNTIIENKKE; this is encoded by the coding sequence ATGTTAGATGAAAACTTAATAAATACAATCGCTAATATCGGATTTCCAATCGTAGTTTGTACATATCTGCTAACGAAATTAGATAAAAGGCTAGAAGTATTAACGGACACAATAACAAAGCTTAATACTATTATTGAGAACAAAAAGGAGTGA
- a CDS encoding DUF2922 domain-containing protein, whose product MYKKVLSLYFLDSNEEVHRINIPEVKDTITSAEIRALAELIVDSDVFGFENAQMVKAVSAKVIETSTTEITY is encoded by the coding sequence ATGTATAAAAAGGTACTCTCTCTATACTTCTTAGACAGTAACGAAGAAGTTCATAGAATTAACATACCAGAAGTAAAGGACACCATAACATCTGCTGAAATTAGAGCATTAGCTGAATTAATAGTCGATTCCGATGTGTTTGGCTTTGAAAATGCACAAATGGTAAAAGCAGTTTCTGCTAAAGTTATTGAAACTAGTACAACTGAAATTACTTACTAG
- a CDS encoding DUF1659 domain-containing protein yields MIKRYFEQRNLILEVNLGTDKNGKSVSRKYNFRNIRPNATDTSIHAVAVAISKLIPFPTDAISIVEQQGLLDDSMEA; encoded by the coding sequence ATGATTAAAAGATATTTTGAACAAAGAAATCTTATTCTTGAAGTAAACCTTGGAACAGATAAAAATGGAAAATCAGTATCAAGAAAATACAATTTCAGAAACATCAGACCGAATGCTACTGATACTTCAATTCATGCTGTTGCAGTGGCTATTTCAAAATTAATACCCTTCCCAACAGATGCTATTTCAATAGTAGAGCAACAAGGTCTGCTTGACGATAGCATGGAGGCTTAA
- a CDS encoding helix-turn-helix domain-containing protein, which translates to MEINFSDEKVDLSKVNDLNDIEEFTIDKKSRREYKSDFEKDQDLLKVNQLTIKGNVQPNTLSNQENTLREPLRAKKQAFEMRWFKVRDVSAKLGYRRETILRKIYAGEIIATKLGKEWRISEAELNRLLE; encoded by the coding sequence TTGGAAATTAATTTTTCAGATGAAAAAGTTGATTTATCAAAAGTTAATGATTTAAATGATATTGAAGAATTTACTATAGATAAGAAGAGCAGAAGAGAATATAAATCTGATTTTGAAAAAGACCAAGATTTACTTAAAGTGAACCAATTAACCATTAAAGGTAATGTTCAACCTAACACTCTCTCTAACCAAGAAAATACGCTTAGAGAGCCATTGAGGGCTAAAAAACAAGCATTTGAGATGAGATGGTTTAAAGTTCGTGATGTATCTGCAAAATTGGGGTATCGAAGGGAAACTATTTTGAGAAAAATTTATGCTGGTGAGATAATTGCCACAAAGCTAGGCAAGGAATGGAGAATATCAGAAGCTGAATTGAATAGATTACTTGAATAA